In Clostridium sp., one DNA window encodes the following:
- the pgsA gene encoding CDP-diacylglycerol--glycerol-3-phosphate 3-phosphatidyltransferase, whose amino-acid sequence MNLANKLTIIRMILVPVFLIFMAVKDVPYFKIIAIIVFVIASITDKLDGYIARSRNQITRFGKFMDPLADKLLVTAALVCLVEYHIIPSWVAMIIIAREFAVTGLRTVAAAEGIVIAASPWGKAKTVTQIIAIILALINLNYNHVSMSIFKVFVDHPHKVLNLITYIAMGMAIIITIVSGVDYFVKNKEVMKSDR is encoded by the coding sequence ATGAATTTAGCGAATAAACTTACAATAATTAGGATGATACTTGTTCCGGTATTTTTGATTTTTATGGCTGTAAAAGATGTACCTTATTTTAAAATAATTGCAATAATAGTTTTTGTAATTGCCTCAATAACAGATAAATTGGATGGATACATAGCTAGAAGCAGGAATCAGATAACAAGATTTGGAAAGTTTATGGATCCTTTAGCGGATAAGCTTTTGGTTACAGCTGCTCTTGTCTGTCTTGTAGAATATCATATAATACCGTCCTGGGTAGCCATGATAATAATAGCGAGAGAATTTGCAGTAACCGGACTAAGGACGGTTGCTGCAGCGGAAGGAATAGTAATAGCTGCAAGTCCATGGGGTAAGGCAAAGACGGTAACACAGATAATTGCCATTATACTGGCGCTTATAAATTTGAACTATAATCATGTATCAATGTCGATTTTTAAAGTATTTGTAGATCATCCCCACAAAGTATTGAATTTAATAACATATATTGCTATGGGCATGGCGATAATAATAACCATAGTATCCGGTGTGGATTATTTTGTTAAAAATAAGGAAGTAATGAAATCCGACAGATAG
- a CDS encoding stage V sporulation protein S, with protein MEVLKVSAKSSPNSVAGALAGVLRERGEAEIQAIGAGALNQAIKAVAIARGFVAPSGIDLICIPAFTDVEIDGEERTAIKLIIQPR; from the coding sequence ATGGAAGTATTAAAAGTTTCAGCAAAATCAAGTCCAAATTCTGTAGCAGGAGCACTAGCAGGAGTGTTGAGAGAACGTGGGGAAGCTGAAATACAGGCTATAGGGGCTGGAGCGCTGAATCAGGCTATCAAGGCAGTAGCTATTGCTAGAGGCTTTGTGGCACCCAGTGGAATCGATTTAATATGCATTCCGGCTTTTACAGATGTTGAAATAGATGGTGAGGAGAGAACTGCAATAAAACTAATTATTCAACCCAGATAA
- a CDS encoding pyridoxal phosphate-dependent aminotransferase, which translates to MILSKKAEKIEPSITLAITAKAKQMKADGIDVIGFGAGEPDFNTPEYIQNAAVKAMKDGFTKYTPASGILELKSAIKKKFEKDNKLSYSENQIIVSTGAKQCLANVLSAVLNPGDEVIVAVPYWVSYPELIKLADGTPVFVNTREENGFKYTIEDLEKAVTDKTKLIIINSPNNPTGTVYTKEELEDIAEFAKKEDIFIVSDEIYEKLIYDANKHVSIAGISEDAYNRTIVVNGFSKTYAMTGWRLGYAASGNEKVIKLMSNIQSHTTANPNSITQYAGVAALKYDSPDVKNMIEQFDKRRKYMLQKIDKIDGLSAFIPEGAFYVLLNISRIFGRRCNGTLIEDSLGFSKLLLEKEKVAVIPGAGFGVENYVRLSYATSMDNIVEGLDRIEKFIKELK; encoded by the coding sequence ATGATTCTGTCAAAAAAAGCTGAGAAAATTGAGCCATCCATAACTTTGGCCATTACAGCCAAGGCAAAGCAAATGAAAGCAGACGGTATTGACGTAATAGGTTTTGGAGCAGGGGAACCGGATTTCAATACACCTGAGTATATTCAAAATGCTGCAGTTAAGGCTATGAAGGATGGATTTACAAAGTATACTCCTGCTTCTGGAATTCTGGAATTAAAAAGTGCCATAAAAAAGAAATTTGAGAAAGATAATAAATTAAGCTACAGTGAAAATCAGATTATAGTTTCTACAGGAGCCAAACAATGTCTGGCAAATGTATTATCTGCAGTCCTCAATCCGGGAGATGAGGTGATTGTAGCAGTACCTTACTGGGTAAGTTATCCTGAACTTATAAAGCTGGCTGACGGGACACCAGTTTTTGTGAATACAAGAGAGGAGAACGGCTTCAAGTACACCATAGAAGATCTTGAAAAAGCTGTTACAGACAAAACTAAGCTTATCATAATAAATAGTCCGAACAATCCAACAGGTACTGTGTATACTAAAGAAGAACTTGAAGATATAGCGGAATTTGCGAAAAAGGAAGATATATTTATAGTATCCGATGAAATATATGAGAAATTAATATATGATGCTAACAAACATGTAAGCATAGCAGGTATATCCGAGGACGCATACAATAGAACTATTGTTGTAAATGGATTTTCAAAAACTTATGCCATGACTGGCTGGAGACTTGGTTATGCGGCATCTGGAAATGAGAAGGTAATAAAATTGATGTCAAATATCCAAAGCCATACTACTGCAAATCCAAATTCAATTACGCAATATGCCGGTGTGGCTGCGTTAAAATATGACAGCCCTGATGTAAAGAATATGATAGAACAGTTTGACAAAAGAAGAAAATATATGCTTCAAAAAATAGATAAAATAGACGGTCTGTCTGCATTTATACCTGAAGGTGCATTTTATGTACTGCTCAATATATCAAGGATATTTGGCAGAAGATGTAATGGAACTTTGATTGAAGATTCGCTGGGCTTTTCAAAATTACTTTTAGAAAAGGAAAAGGTTGCAGTAATTCCGGGAGCCGGCTTTGGAGTTGAAAATTACGTAAGATTGTCCTATGCTACTTCTATGGACAACATAGTTGAGGGACTTGACAGAATAGAAAAGTTTATAAAAGAGTTGAAGTGA
- a CDS encoding decaprenyl-phosphate phosphoribosyltransferase — MKSLLEMMRPKQWIKNFFVFAAIIFSGNFLNPYMLGINIETFILFCITSSIIYILNDIVDIEKDRCHPDKKNRPLPSGRVSKRSAVILDILLFMVVILLGYGVDVKILYIMLLYIIINVLYCFKLKNIVIIDVMTITFGFVLRVESGSIATGVEVSPWLFLCTVLLSLFLALNKRKSEIITLQDRSGEHRKILEEYSVNSIDKMLTIVDPSVLMAYCLYTFSSTQSRTMIFTIPFVLYGILRYEYLMDKKNIGGKPEDVFAKDRPFLVNIIFWSLSIMAIIYLKL, encoded by the coding sequence ATGAAGAGTCTGCTAGAAATGATGAGACCAAAACAATGGATTAAGAATTTTTTTGTATTTGCAGCAATTATATTTTCCGGAAATTTTTTAAATCCCTATATGCTTGGTATAAATATAGAGACTTTTATACTGTTTTGTATTACTTCTTCTATAATATACATATTGAACGACATAGTTGATATAGAAAAGGACAGATGCCATCCAGACAAGAAGAACAGACCTCTTCCCAGCGGACGTGTGAGCAAAAGGTCAGCTGTAATTTTGGATATTCTGCTTTTTATGGTGGTTATTTTGCTGGGATATGGTGTTGATGTAAAGATACTTTATATAATGCTGCTGTATATAATTATCAATGTATTATACTGTTTTAAATTAAAAAACATAGTTATAATAGATGTGATGACAATAACTTTCGGATTTGTATTGAGAGTGGAAAGTGGAAGTATTGCTACAGGAGTTGAAGTTTCACCGTGGCTTTTTTTATGTACTGTTCTGCTTTCTCTGTTTCTGGCACTTAATAAGCGCAAGAGTGAGATTATAACTTTGCAGGACAGAAGTGGAGAGCACAGAAAGATATTGGAGGAGTATTCTGTAAATAGTATAGATAAAATGCTTACCATAGTTGATCCATCCGTGTTGATGGCATATTGCCTTTATACTTTCAGTTCTACTCAAAGCAGGACCATGATATTTACTATTCCATTTGTACTATATGGAATACTTAGATATGAATATTTGATGGATAAAAAAAATATAGGTGGAAAACCGGAAGATGTATTTGCAAAAGACAGACCTTTTCTGGTAAATATAATTTTCTGGAGTTTAAGTATTATGGCTATAATATATTTGAAGCTTTAG
- a CDS encoding HPr family phosphocarrier protein gives MVSKEVTVKSATGLHARPATLLVKKASSFKSDMSIEFDGKKANIKSLIGVLSLGVTKNSTVKVIASGDDESLAVEEIVKLIDSLE, from the coding sequence ATGGTATCTAAGGAAGTAACAGTAAAAAGCGCTACAGGGCTTCATGCAAGACCTGCTACACTATTAGTCAAAAAGGCTTCTTCATTTAAATCAGATATGTCTATAGAGTTTGATGGAAAGAAAGCTAATATTAAAAGTTTGATAGGAGTATTATCATTAGGTGTTACAAAAAATTCAACAGTAAAGGTTATCGCATCAGGTGATGATGAGTCTCTTGCTGTTGAAGAAATAGTCAAGTTGATAGATTCATTAGAATAA
- the rimO gene encoding 30S ribosomal protein S12 methylthiotransferase RimO has translation MYKLRVGLISLGCDKNRVDSEIILNNLNAEYNLVADMKEADVIIVNTCGFIESAKQESIDTVLEMSKYKSEFNCKILIVTGCLTQRYGKELSELLPEVDIMLGVNDYDKLNESIKIHFKDNDKKICNFNYSDVKINEGKRIITTPSHTAYVRIAEGCDNFCTYCIIPKIRGRYRSRKIESILDECRDLADKGVKEIILIAQDTTRYGIDLYGSKQLHKLMKRISMIDGIEWIRVLYCYPEEITDEIIDEIAENKKVCRYIDIPVQHISDRILKAMGRKGRKSQIIENINKLRSKVKDIVIRTTLIVGFPGENEEDFKELKNFVKNMKFDKLGVFKYSREEDTPAYSMRNQVPEDIKVQREGEIMLLQQDISKNINELKVGRTYLVIVEGRKDDMYYGRSYEMSPDIDGVIYIKGSNSLEMGSMIKVKITNSFEYDLMGVVCDEFSE, from the coding sequence TTGTATAAACTAAGAGTTGGACTTATAAGTTTGGGCTGTGACAAGAACAGGGTTGATTCAGAAATTATTTTAAACAATTTAAATGCTGAATACAATCTAGTAGCCGATATGAAAGAGGCAGATGTTATAATCGTAAACACATGTGGATTTATAGAGTCTGCCAAGCAGGAATCCATAGATACGGTACTCGAGATGTCTAAGTATAAAAGTGAATTTAATTGCAAAATATTAATTGTAACAGGATGTTTAACCCAGAGGTATGGAAAAGAACTTTCAGAGCTTTTGCCGGAAGTAGATATAATGCTTGGAGTCAATGATTATGATAAGTTGAATGAGAGCATTAAAATCCATTTTAAAGACAATGACAAAAAAATATGTAATTTTAATTACAGTGATGTGAAAATAAATGAGGGAAAAAGGATTATCACTACGCCGTCCCATACTGCATATGTGAGAATTGCAGAAGGATGTGACAACTTCTGTACCTATTGCATAATCCCCAAGATAAGAGGAAGATACAGGAGCAGAAAAATTGAATCAATATTGGATGAATGCAGGGATCTGGCAGATAAAGGTGTAAAGGAGATAATTTTGATTGCACAGGATACTACAAGATATGGAATTGACCTGTATGGAAGCAAGCAGCTTCACAAGCTCATGAAACGCATCTCAATGATTGATGGAATAGAATGGATAAGAGTTCTCTATTGCTACCCTGAGGAGATAACTGATGAGATTATAGATGAAATAGCCGAAAACAAAAAGGTATGCAGGTATATAGATATCCCTGTCCAGCATATAAGTGACAGGATACTTAAAGCCATGGGCAGAAAGGGAAGAAAGTCTCAGATAATAGAAAACATAAACAAGTTGAGGAGCAAGGTTAAGGATATTGTCATAAGAACAACCTTGATAGTGGGTTTTCCCGGAGAAAATGAAGAGGATTTTAAAGAATTAAAAAATTTTGTAAAAAATATGAAGTTTGATAAACTTGGAGTTTTCAAGTATTCAAGGGAAGAGGATACTCCGGCTTACAGCATGAGAAATCAGGTCCCGGAAGATATTAAAGTGCAGAGGGAAGGGGAGATCATGCTTTTGCAGCAGGACATATCAAAAAACATAAATGAACTCAAAGTAGGAAGAACTTATTTGGTTATTGTGGAGGGCCGGAAAGATGACATGTATTATGGAAGGAGTTATGAAATGTCTCCCGACATAGATGGGGTCATATACATAAAAGGCAGCAACAGCTTAGAAATGGGAAGTATGATAAAGGTAAAAATAACAAATAGCTTTGAATATGATTTAATGGGAGTTGTATGCGATGAATTTAGCGAATAA
- a CDS encoding EamA family transporter has product MILLILISIFLGAFGQILVKYGSANLEINFTLKYLIPSILNIVKNLPVMMGIISYGVSFLIWIKVLSKTELSYAYPMVSLGYIIVMIFSYFVFKENITFIRVLGMFFIIVGVVLISRS; this is encoded by the coding sequence ATGATTTTATTAATATTAATTTCAATATTTCTAGGTGCATTTGGTCAGATACTTGTTAAATATGGTTCAGCAAATCTGGAAATCAATTTTACACTTAAATATTTAATTCCAAGTATTTTAAACATAGTAAAAAATCTGCCTGTGATGATGGGAATAATATCTTATGGTGTAAGTTTTCTTATATGGATAAAAGTTTTGAGTAAAACCGAGCTCAGTTATGCATATCCAATGGTAAGCCTTGGATATATAATAGTGATGATTTTTTCTTATTTTGTATTTAAAGAAAACATAACCTTTATAAGGGTATTGGGAATGTTTTTTATAATAGTAGGCGTTGTGTTGATTTCACGAAGCTAA
- a CDS encoding DUF378 domain-containing protein — MYKFSIIDKISLFLIVLTGINTGISGICGFNPIGIIFGDPLNLIGRILYIIIGVAGVDMIIFLFKTKSAYKTHK; from the coding sequence ATGTACAAATTCAGTATTATAGATAAGATTTCTCTTTTTTTAATAGTTTTGACCGGAATAAACACCGGTATATCAGGGATATGCGGTTTCAATCCAATTGGAATTATATTTGGCGATCCACTTAATTTAATAGGAAGAATTCTTTACATAATTATAGGTGTAGCGGGAGTAGATATGATAATATTCTTGTTTAAAACAAAATCGGCTTATAAAACCCATAAATAA
- a CDS encoding FtsK/SpoIIIE family DNA translocase, which produces MSMRRRKRKTRNENNDIKGIVFVTMGILMLVSVFSPSTSGIVGETVKRILIAVMGLGAFVFPVLIIFTGGCLLASKNRISFSRKFYGILLFVINTMLFMQMIIMSDYYPYYTIFESIKKLYMREGVLHGGIISLLIDIPLFKLFGDTGCYIIFTAVYIVSFMLITKITLYDILHRMGSIFASKEGDSDDTIIEDKSGAGKGILKDSEERNGFIKGLNNRIKILNFMKSKEDDVLPEQDNSKQDDKNKSLDHPIEIEIASDKVPDKSINEELNKKMIESEAQDMVYNYPKIDLLRKNSQSKLNREDKRELISSANKLEETLNSFGVEAKVMQVSKGPSVTRFEVQPSPGVKVSKIVNLSDDIALGLAATGVRIEAPIPGKSAIGIEVPNKELTAVYLSEVIESKEFSNSKDKLCFSLGKDIGGNCIVSDLTKMPHLLIAGATGSGKSVCINTMIISLLYKYSPDEVKLLMIDPKVVELSVYNGIPHLLIPVVTNPKKAAGALNWAVQEMGRRYKLFADNGVRNIEGYNALAQDEKVEGKLPFVVMIIDELADLMMVCPNEIEDYIGRLAQMARAAGMHLVIATQRPSVDVITGVIKANIPSRISFAVSSQIDSRTILDTSGAEKLLGKGDMLFYPVGESKPVRIQGAFISEKEVENVVEYIKDKQGEPQYEDDIMEEIDTNASAGNDECDELLNEAIRIVIDSGQASTSLVQRRLRVGYNRAARIIEQMEERGIISGKDGTKPRQILVDKNEYKE; this is translated from the coding sequence ATGTCAATGAGACGAAGGAAAAGAAAAACACGCAATGAAAACAATGATATAAAGGGAATAGTATTTGTTACTATGGGCATTCTTATGCTTGTAAGTGTGTTTTCACCTTCTACATCCGGGATAGTTGGAGAAACTGTAAAGAGAATATTGATAGCGGTTATGGGGCTGGGTGCATTTGTATTTCCGGTTTTGATAATATTTACGGGAGGATGCCTTCTGGCTTCCAAAAACAGAATAAGTTTCAGCAGGAAATTTTATGGAATACTTTTATTTGTAATAAATACAATGCTCTTTATGCAGATGATAATTATGTCAGATTACTATCCATATTATACTATATTTGAAAGTATAAAAAAGTTGTATATGCGAGAAGGTGTACTTCATGGCGGAATTATAAGCCTGCTCATAGACATACCGCTTTTCAAGCTTTTTGGTGACACAGGATGTTATATTATATTTACAGCTGTTTATATTGTTTCCTTCATGTTGATTACAAAGATAACCTTATATGATATTTTACATAGGATGGGAAGTATTTTTGCATCTAAAGAAGGTGATTCAGATGATACTATTATAGAAGATAAAAGTGGAGCCGGGAAAGGTATATTGAAAGACAGCGAGGAAAGGAACGGATTTATTAAAGGTTTGAACAACAGAATAAAGATATTGAATTTCATGAAGTCCAAGGAAGATGATGTTCTGCCGGAACAGGACAACAGCAAACAGGATGACAAAAATAAGTCTCTTGATCATCCAATTGAAATAGAAATAGCTTCGGATAAAGTCCCGGATAAATCTATAAATGAAGAACTGAATAAAAAGATGATTGAAAGTGAAGCCCAGGATATGGTATACAATTATCCCAAAATAGATTTGCTCAGAAAAAACAGCCAGTCAAAGCTGAATAGGGAAGATAAACGGGAACTTATAAGCAGTGCCAATAAACTTGAAGAAACTCTGAATAGCTTTGGAGTTGAGGCAAAAGTAATGCAGGTGAGCAAGGGACCTTCCGTTACCAGATTTGAAGTTCAGCCAAGCCCGGGTGTAAAAGTAAGCAAAATAGTTAATTTGTCTGATGATATTGCGCTTGGGCTTGCTGCTACCGGAGTTAGAATAGAGGCTCCTATACCGGGAAAATCGGCCATAGGCATAGAAGTACCAAATAAAGAACTTACAGCTGTATATCTGAGTGAGGTAATAGAATCCAAGGAATTTTCAAATTCAAAGGATAAACTCTGCTTTTCACTTGGAAAGGATATAGGAGGAAACTGCATAGTTTCTGATCTGACGAAAATGCCCCATCTTTTAATTGCAGGTGCAACTGGATCAGGAAAAAGTGTATGTATAAATACAATGATAATAAGTTTGCTCTATAAATATTCTCCTGATGAGGTAAAGCTGCTCATGATAGATCCAAAAGTAGTTGAACTGAGTGTATACAATGGAATACCACATCTTTTGATACCTGTAGTCACAAATCCTAAAAAGGCTGCAGGCGCACTCAACTGGGCCGTACAGGAAATGGGAAGAAGGTATAAGTTGTTTGCAGATAATGGAGTAAGAAATATAGAGGGATATAATGCTTTGGCACAGGATGAAAAAGTAGAAGGCAAACTTCCTTTTGTAGTCATGATAATCGATGAACTTGCGGACTTGATGATGGTATGTCCAAATGAAATTGAAGATTATATAGGACGACTTGCCCAGATGGCCAGGGCGGCGGGAATGCATCTCGTTATAGCTACACAGAGACCTTCAGTTGATGTAATTACCGGTGTAATAAAGGCGAATATACCTTCAAGAATATCTTTTGCCGTTTCAAGTCAGATTGATTCAAGAACTATACTCGATACGAGCGGTGCGGAAAAGCTCCTGGGGAAGGGGGATATGTTATTTTATCCTGTAGGAGAGTCAAAACCTGTCAGAATCCAAGGGGCTTTTATATCGGAAAAAGAAGTGGAAAATGTAGTTGAATACATAAAGGATAAACAGGGAGAACCACAGTATGAAGATGATATAATGGAAGAAATCGACACCAATGCATCTGCCGGAAACGATGAATGTGACGAACTGCTGAATGAGGCAATAAGAATAGTAATTGATTCAGGACAGGCTTCTACGTCCCTTGTCCAAAGAAGACTTAGAGTAGGTTACAACAGGGCTGCCAGAATAATAGAACAAATGGAGGAAAGAGGTATAATATCCGGGAAAGATGGTACAAAACCAAGGCAGATACTTGTGGATAAAAATGAATACAAGGAGTGA
- the rny gene encoding ribonuclease Y, translating to MNSVLIYEIIAGIIIAVIILVEFYVIKNKSSAIKAGAIEESNRLKEEAKKEAESIKKETILEAKEEVHRLRNDLERESRDRRNESQRFERRLIQREELLDKKSAAFEKREGSLDKKQQEIARLQVSVEELYKKQNEELQRLSGLSSEEAKEILLEKVKKEIKHESAVMIKEVEMRAKEEADKKAREIITCAIQRCAADHVAETTVHVVTLPNDEMKGRIIGREGRNIRTLETLTGVDLIIDDTPEAVILSGFDPIRREVARIALEKLIIDGRIHPARIEEMVEKAKKELESDIKEEGEQATFETGVHGLHLEMIKLLGRLKYRTSYGQNVLKHSIEVSYLAGLMASEIGIDPTIAKRAGLLHDIGKAVDHEVEGPHAVIGAEVAKKYHESPVIINAIGAHHGDMEFQSLEAVLVQAADAISAARPGARRETLEAYIKRLEKLEEIANTCEGVEKSYAIQAGRELRIMVKPEEVDDAGAVEMARNIVKRVEGELEYPGQIKVNVIRETRAVEYAK from the coding sequence GTGAATTCTGTATTAATATATGAAATTATTGCTGGTATAATAATTGCAGTTATTATACTAGTTGAGTTTTATGTTATAAAGAATAAATCATCTGCAATAAAAGCAGGAGCTATTGAGGAATCTAATAGATTGAAGGAAGAAGCAAAAAAGGAAGCTGAATCTATAAAAAAGGAAACTATATTAGAAGCTAAAGAAGAAGTCCACAGATTAAGGAACGATCTTGAAAGAGAATCAAGAGACAGAAGAAATGAGTCTCAAAGATTTGAGAGAAGGTTGATTCAAAGGGAAGAACTATTGGATAAAAAAAGTGCGGCCTTTGAAAAAAGAGAGGGCAGTCTGGATAAAAAGCAGCAGGAAATTGCACGACTGCAGGTAAGCGTAGAGGAACTTTATAAAAAGCAAAATGAAGAGCTTCAAAGGCTATCGGGACTTAGTTCAGAGGAAGCAAAGGAAATTTTATTGGAAAAGGTTAAAAAGGAAATTAAGCATGAATCTGCAGTTATGATCAAGGAAGTTGAAATGAGAGCTAAAGAGGAAGCTGACAAGAAGGCAAGGGAGATTATAACCTGTGCGATCCAAAGGTGTGCAGCCGATCATGTAGCTGAAACTACAGTTCATGTAGTAACTCTTCCCAATGACGAAATGAAGGGCAGAATAATAGGAAGGGAAGGTAGGAATATAAGAACTCTTGAAACCTTGACAGGTGTTGATTTGATTATTGATGATACACCTGAAGCAGTAATATTGTCAGGATTTGATCCGATACGAAGGGAAGTTGCAAGAATAGCGCTTGAAAAGCTTATAATTGATGGAAGAATACATCCGGCAAGAATAGAGGAAATGGTAGAGAAAGCTAAAAAGGAATTGGAAAGTGATATTAAAGAAGAAGGTGAACAGGCAACATTTGAGACGGGTGTACATGGTCTTCACCTTGAAATGATAAAATTGCTTGGAAGGTTGAAGTATAGAACTAGTTATGGTCAAAATGTGCTGAAACATTCTATAGAAGTTTCATATCTGGCAGGTCTTATGGCGTCAGAAATAGGAATAGATCCAACTATAGCAAAAAGAGCTGGATTGCTCCATGATATAGGGAAGGCAGTAGATCATGAAGTTGAAGGTCCTCATGCCGTTATAGGGGCAGAGGTTGCCAAGAAATATCATGAGTCCCCTGTAATTATAAATGCCATAGGGGCACATCATGGGGATATGGAATTTCAATCTTTAGAGGCAGTGCTTGTACAAGCAGCGGATGCAATTTCAGCTGCAAGACCTGGAGCTAGGCGAGAGACCCTTGAAGCCTATATTAAGCGTCTGGAGAAATTGGAAGAAATAGCAAATACATGTGAAGGCGTAGAAAAGTCATATGCCATTCAAGCGGGAAGAGAACTTAGAATTATGGTTAAACCAGAAGAAGTTGATGATGCAGGAGCCGTTGAAATGGCAAGGAACATAGTAAAAAGAGTAGAAGGAGAATTGGAGTATCCTGGTCAGATCAAAGTAAATGTAATTAGAGAGACTCGTGCAGTTGAATATGCAAAATAG
- the recA gene encoding recombinase RecA, with the protein MGQIEKQFGKGSIMKLGENSKLNIDSISTGCLDLDIALGIGGVPRGRVVEIFGPESSGKTTVALHIVAEAQKSGGAAAFIDAEHALDPAYAKNLGVDIENLIVSQPDTGEQALEIVEALVRSNAIDVIVIDSVAALVPKAEIEGEMGDSHVGLQARLMSQALRKLTASINKSRCVTVFINQLREKVGIMFGNPEVTPGGRALKFYSSVRIDVRRSDAIKQGDAVVGNRTKAKVIKNKVAPPFKQAEFDIMYNQGISREGNVLDVGVREELVQKSGAWFSYGETRLGQGRENSKQFLKENPDIRYEIENKIRKKYNLPLAKPEDENKELKNSKTDGEKQGTKTQAK; encoded by the coding sequence ATGGGACAAATAGAAAAGCAATTTGGGAAGGGTTCTATAATGAAATTGGGAGAAAACAGTAAATTGAACATAGATTCTATTTCAACAGGATGCCTGGATCTGGATATAGCGCTTGGTATAGGCGGAGTACCGAGAGGAAGGGTAGTTGAGATCTTTGGACCTGAATCATCAGGAAAAACAACTGTGGCACTCCATATAGTGGCGGAAGCTCAAAAATCAGGAGGTGCTGCTGCATTTATCGATGCAGAGCATGCATTGGATCCAGCCTATGCAAAAAATTTGGGAGTGGATATTGAAAATTTGATTGTCTCACAGCCGGATACGGGAGAACAGGCGCTTGAAATAGTTGAAGCTCTTGTAAGATCCAATGCTATTGATGTAATAGTAATTGATTCTGTAGCGGCACTTGTGCCGAAAGCAGAAATAGAAGGCGAAATGGGGGATTCTCATGTAGGACTTCAGGCAAGACTTATGTCGCAGGCACTCAGAAAGCTGACAGCATCTATAAACAAATCCAGATGTGTAACTGTATTTATAAATCAATTGAGGGAAAAAGTAGGGATCATGTTTGGCAACCCTGAGGTTACACCTGGCGGCAGGGCATTGAAATTCTATTCATCTGTCAGAATAGATGTAAGAAGATCTGATGCTATAAAGCAGGGTGATGCTGTAGTTGGAAACAGAACCAAGGCCAAAGTTATTAAAAACAAAGTGGCACCTCCCTTCAAGCAGGCTGAATTCGATATAATGTACAATCAGGGAATATCCAGAGAGGGTAATGTCCTTGATGTAGGGGTTAGAGAAGAATTAGTTCAAAAAAGCGGGGCATGGTTTTCCTATGGTGAAACTAGATTGGGACAGGGCAGGGAAAATTCCAAGCAGTTTTTAAAGGAAAATCCTGATATAAGATATGAAATAGAGAACAAGATAAGGAAAAAATATAATTTGCCTCTGGCAAAGCCTGAAGATGAAAATAAGGAATTGAAAAACAGCAAGACAGATGGAGAAAAGCAGGGAACAAAAACTCAGGCAAAATAA